Proteins encoded together in one Nocardioides marinisabuli window:
- a CDS encoding ATP-binding cassette domain-containing protein, with product MIDAPPLVLEGLGKRFGSVQAVEDLSFTVAPGRVTGFLGPNGSGKTTTLRMLLGLTRPTTGRALVGERAYAELPVPGAVVGAALEPGFHPGRTARGHLEAWAPQVGASRARCREVLAMVGLDQSAERRVGGFSLGMRQRLGLAAALLADPPVLVLDEPANGLDPEGIKWLRGMLRHLAAEGRTVLVSSHVLGEVQHTVDDVVIIAQGRLVHASPLEGLAALAEPRTYVESPEVERLTGVLAEQGWATSPGARGATGVVVEGVAAARVGAAVHAAGLELHQLTSQGTDLEDVFFHLVEQAGDRRQPQEVVA from the coding sequence CCTGTCCTTCACGGTCGCACCGGGCCGGGTGACCGGGTTCCTGGGTCCCAACGGCTCGGGCAAGACCACCACGCTGCGGATGCTGCTGGGCCTGACCAGGCCCACCACCGGCCGGGCGCTCGTGGGGGAGCGGGCGTACGCCGAGCTGCCGGTGCCGGGCGCCGTCGTCGGCGCCGCGCTCGAGCCCGGCTTCCACCCCGGGCGCACCGCCCGCGGCCACCTGGAGGCGTGGGCGCCCCAGGTCGGGGCCAGCCGGGCGCGCTGCCGCGAGGTGCTGGCGATGGTCGGGCTCGACCAGAGCGCCGAGCGCCGGGTCGGCGGCTTCTCCCTCGGCATGCGCCAGCGCCTGGGCCTGGCCGCCGCGCTGCTGGCCGACCCGCCGGTGCTGGTGCTCGACGAGCCCGCGAACGGCCTCGACCCCGAGGGCATCAAGTGGCTGCGCGGGATGCTGCGCCACCTCGCGGCCGAGGGGCGCACCGTCCTGGTCTCGAGCCACGTGCTCGGCGAGGTGCAGCACACCGTCGACGACGTGGTCATCATCGCGCAGGGCCGGCTCGTGCACGCCTCCCCGCTCGAGGGCCTGGCCGCGCTCGCCGAGCCCCGCACCTACGTCGAGTCGCCCGAGGTCGAGCGCCTCACCGGCGTGCTGGCCGAGCAGGGCTGGGCCACCTCACCCGGCGCGCGAGGGGCCACCGGCGTGGTCGTCGAGGGGGTCGCCGCCGCCCGGGTCGGCGCCGCCGTGCACGCCGCCGGCCTCGAGCTGCACCAGCTCACCTCGCAGGGCACCGACCTCGAGGACGTCTTCTTCCACCTCGTCGAGCAGGCCGGCGACCGCCGCCAGCCGCAGGAGGTCGTGGCATGA
- a CDS encoding ABC transporter permease, whose translation MSTPQRLRVALVAEHRKLVSTRIWWILALAMAAYLAFVGGVLALSATVTPPGEGTPQLTGIDAALSTYGVLNAIGYVFPLVVGTLAVTTEHRHRTIEQTYLVEPRRGVVLVAKLLGTVPVGLLLGVVGTAGLVATAAPVLAWQGDGAFLTSGRVWETLLLGVVVTALWAVLGAAFGAVLTNQVAAIVVVLAFTQFVEPIARVALAAFESLSGVSAYLPGAAADAVVGASFFSGFGGADLLPRWGGALVLLAYVAALALVGWWRARSSDVG comes from the coding sequence ATGAGCACCCCGCAGCGGCTGCGCGTCGCCCTGGTCGCCGAGCACCGCAAGCTCGTGAGCACCCGGATCTGGTGGATCCTCGCGCTCGCGATGGCCGCCTACCTCGCCTTCGTCGGCGGCGTGCTGGCCCTCAGCGCCACCGTCACCCCGCCCGGCGAGGGCACCCCGCAGCTCACCGGCATCGACGCCGCGCTGTCGACGTACGGCGTGCTCAACGCGATCGGCTACGTCTTCCCGCTCGTCGTCGGCACCCTGGCCGTCACCACCGAGCACCGCCACCGCACCATCGAGCAGACCTACCTCGTCGAGCCGCGCCGCGGTGTGGTGCTGGTGGCCAAGCTGCTCGGCACCGTGCCGGTGGGGCTGCTGCTCGGCGTCGTCGGCACCGCCGGCCTGGTCGCCACGGCCGCGCCGGTGCTGGCCTGGCAGGGCGACGGCGCCTTCCTCACCAGCGGCCGCGTCTGGGAGACGCTGCTGCTCGGGGTGGTCGTCACCGCGCTGTGGGCGGTGCTGGGCGCGGCGTTCGGAGCCGTGCTGACCAACCAGGTCGCCGCGATCGTGGTGGTCCTGGCCTTCACGCAGTTCGTCGAGCCGATCGCCCGGGTCGCGCTCGCGGCCTTCGAGTCGCTCTCGGGGGTCTCGGCCTACCTGCCCGGTGCCGCCGCCGACGCGGTCGTGGGCGCCAGCTTCTTCAGCGGCTTCGGCGGTGCCGACCTGCTGCCGCGCTGGGGCGGCGCCCTCGTGCTGCTGGCGTACGTCGCAGCACTGGCGCTGGTGGGCTGGTGGCGGGCCCGCTCCAGCGACGTGGGCTGA
- the coaA gene encoding type I pantothenate kinase: MSSPGRGHLNGGHDDNGRETSPYIELDRSAWAALADTATADPLSEEEIHELSGLGDELDLDEVREVYLPLSRLLSLYVESAGELHRSQEDFLHRRTPPRTPFVIGLAGSVAVGKSTTARVLQQMLAHWPEHPNVALVTTDGFLYPNAELERRGILQRKGFPESYDRRALLRFVVDIKSGKDEVEAPTYSHLVYDVVPDEKVVIKRPDIVIIEGLNVLQPPRIREDGTAGLVLSDFFDFSVYVDAGRDKIRQWYVDRFLRLRETAFRDPGSYFSKYGALSHDEAVAEAERIWDTINGPNLVQNVLPTRSRATLVLRKDIDHSVRYVRLRKL, from the coding sequence ATGTCCTCGCCTGGCCGGGGCCACCTCAACGGCGGCCACGACGACAACGGCCGCGAGACGTCGCCGTACATCGAGCTCGACCGCTCGGCCTGGGCGGCACTGGCCGACACGGCCACCGCGGACCCGCTCTCCGAGGAGGAGATCCACGAGCTCAGCGGCCTCGGTGACGAGCTCGACCTCGACGAGGTGCGCGAGGTCTACCTGCCGCTCTCGCGGCTGCTGAGCCTGTACGTCGAGTCGGCCGGCGAGCTGCACCGCAGCCAGGAGGACTTCCTGCACCGCCGCACCCCGCCGCGCACGCCGTTCGTGATCGGGCTCGCGGGCTCGGTGGCGGTCGGCAAGTCGACCACGGCGCGGGTGCTGCAGCAGATGCTGGCGCACTGGCCCGAGCACCCCAACGTGGCGCTGGTGACCACCGACGGCTTCCTCTACCCCAACGCCGAGCTGGAGCGCCGCGGCATCCTGCAGCGCAAGGGCTTCCCCGAGTCCTACGACCGGCGCGCGCTGCTGCGCTTCGTGGTCGACATCAAGTCGGGCAAGGACGAGGTGGAGGCGCCGACCTACTCCCACCTGGTCTACGACGTGGTGCCCGACGAGAAGGTCGTCATCAAGCGCCCCGACATCGTGATCATCGAGGGCCTCAACGTGCTGCAGCCGCCGCGCATCCGCGAGGACGGCACCGCCGGGCTGGTGCTCAGCGACTTCTTCGACTTCAGCGTCTACGTCGACGCGGGGCGCGACAAGATCCGCCAGTGGTACGTCGACCGGTTCCTGCGGCTGCGCGAGACCGCGTTCCGCGACCCGGGGTCCTACTTCTCCAAGTACGGCGCGCTGAGCCACGACGAGGCGGTCGCGGAGGCCGAGCGGATCTGGGACACCATCAACGGGCCCAACCTGGTGCAGAACGTGCTGCCGACCCGCTCGCGGGCCACCCTGGTGCTGCGCAAGGACATCGACCACTCGGTGCGCTACGTGCGGCTGCGCAAGCTCTGA
- the glmS gene encoding glutamine--fructose-6-phosphate transaminase (isomerizing), whose translation MCGIVGYVGQRPAELVVIEGLRRLEYRGYDSAGIALVDEGALVTRKKAGKLANLEKVVDDDPLPPSTIGIGHTRWATHGAPNDVNAHPHVGATGRVAMVHNGIIENFDDLRARLEDDGHQLVSETDTEVVAHLLELQVASGVDLTTAMQRVCSRLEGAFTLVAVDAQDPTAVVAARRNSPLVVGLGEGENFLGSDVAAFIEHTREALELDQDQVVTITADGVAVSGFDGTPAQGRPYHVDWDLSAAEKDGHDWFMRKEIFEQPRAVADSLLGRRTREGALHLDEMRLSDQELRDVDKIIIIAAGTSFYAGMVAKYAIEHWCRIPVEVELSSEFRYRDPILDYSTLVVAISQSGETADTLQAIRHARTQRSKVLAICNTNGSTIPRESDAVIYTHAGPEIGVASTKGFLTQLVACYLLALYLAQVKGTRYGDEIAEVMSQLEEMPGHIETVLSRADDVYALAADHVGTRSVLFLGRHAGYPVALEGALKLKELAYIHAEGFAAGELKHGPIALIEQDLPVLCVVPPRGRDQLHDKMLSGIQEVRARGARTICLAEEGDDSITSYADVLVRLPRVPVLLQPLVAVVPLQLFACELATQMGHDVDQPRNLAKSVTVE comes from the coding sequence ATGTGCGGGATCGTGGGGTACGTCGGGCAGCGTCCCGCCGAGCTGGTCGTCATCGAGGGGCTGCGGCGCCTGGAGTACCGCGGCTACGACTCGGCCGGCATCGCCCTGGTCGACGAGGGGGCGCTGGTCACCCGCAAGAAGGCCGGCAAGCTCGCCAACCTCGAGAAGGTCGTCGACGACGACCCGCTGCCGCCCTCGACGATCGGCATCGGGCACACCCGCTGGGCCACCCACGGCGCCCCCAACGACGTCAACGCCCACCCCCACGTCGGGGCGACCGGGCGGGTGGCGATGGTGCACAACGGCATCATCGAGAACTTCGACGACCTGCGGGCCCGGCTCGAGGACGACGGCCACCAGCTGGTCTCCGAGACCGACACCGAGGTCGTGGCCCACCTGCTGGAGCTGCAGGTCGCCTCCGGCGTCGACCTGACCACCGCGATGCAGCGGGTGTGCAGCCGCCTCGAGGGTGCCTTCACGCTCGTGGCCGTCGACGCCCAGGACCCCACCGCCGTGGTGGCCGCGCGCCGCAACAGCCCGCTGGTCGTGGGTCTCGGCGAGGGCGAGAACTTCCTCGGCTCCGACGTCGCCGCCTTCATCGAGCACACCCGCGAGGCGCTCGAGCTCGACCAGGACCAGGTCGTGACCATCACCGCCGACGGCGTGGCCGTGTCGGGCTTCGACGGCACCCCGGCGCAGGGCCGGCCCTACCACGTCGACTGGGACCTCTCCGCGGCCGAGAAGGACGGCCACGACTGGTTCATGCGCAAGGAGATCTTCGAGCAGCCGCGCGCCGTGGCCGACTCGCTGCTGGGGCGCCGTACCCGCGAGGGGGCGCTGCACCTCGACGAGATGCGCCTCTCCGACCAGGAGCTGCGCGACGTCGACAAGATCATCATCATCGCGGCCGGCACCTCCTTCTACGCCGGCATGGTCGCCAAGTACGCCATCGAGCACTGGTGCCGGATCCCCGTCGAGGTCGAGCTGTCCAGCGAGTTCCGCTACCGCGACCCGATCCTCGACTACTCCACGCTCGTGGTGGCGATCAGCCAGTCCGGCGAGACCGCCGACACCCTGCAGGCGATCCGCCACGCCCGCACCCAGCGCTCGAAGGTGCTGGCGATCTGCAACACCAACGGCTCGACCATCCCGCGCGAGTCCGACGCGGTCATCTACACCCACGCCGGCCCCGAGATCGGCGTCGCCTCCACCAAGGGGTTCCTGACCCAGCTGGTGGCCTGCTACCTGCTCGCGCTCTACCTCGCGCAGGTCAAGGGCACCCGCTACGGCGACGAGATCGCCGAGGTGATGAGCCAGCTGGAGGAGATGCCCGGCCACATCGAGACCGTGCTCTCGCGCGCCGACGACGTCTACGCGCTCGCCGCCGACCACGTCGGCACCCGCTCGGTGCTCTTCCTGGGCCGCCACGCCGGCTACCCGGTCGCGCTCGAGGGGGCGCTGAAGCTCAAGGAGCTGGCCTACATCCACGCCGAGGGCTTCGCCGCCGGCGAGCTCAAGCACGGCCCGATCGCGCTGATCGAGCAGGACCTGCCAGTGCTGTGCGTGGTCCCGCCCCGCGGGCGCGACCAGCTGCACGACAAGATGCTCAGCGGCATCCAGGAGGTCCGCGCCCGTGGCGCCCGCACGATCTGCCTGGCCGAGGAGGGCGACGACTCCATCACGTCGTACGCCGACGTGCTGGTCCGGCTGCCCCGGGTGCCGGTGCTGCTCCAGCCCCTGGTCGCGGTGGTCCCGCTGCAGCTCTTCGCCTGCGAGCTGGCCACCCAGATGGGCCACGACGTCGACCAGCCCCGCAACCTCGCCAAGTCCGTCACGGTCGAGTGA
- a CDS encoding holo-ACP synthase — protein MPVIGVGIDVCDIERFAESLERTPALRERLFTPAEATRPLASLAARFAAKEALAKALGAPVGMAWHDCEVVNESSGRPLLEIRGSVRARADELGVAHLHLSLSHDAGIASAVVVLEA, from the coding sequence GTGCCCGTGATCGGCGTCGGCATCGACGTCTGCGACATCGAGCGCTTCGCCGAGTCCCTGGAGCGCACCCCCGCGCTGCGCGAGCGGCTCTTCACCCCGGCCGAGGCGACCCGGCCGCTGGCCTCGCTCGCCGCCCGCTTCGCGGCCAAGGAGGCGCTGGCCAAGGCCCTGGGCGCCCCGGTGGGGATGGCCTGGCACGACTGCGAGGTGGTCAACGAGTCGTCGGGGCGCCCGCTGCTGGAGATCCGGGGCAGCGTGCGCGCCCGCGCCGACGAGCTCGGGGTCGCCCACCTGCACCTCTCGCTCTCCCACGACGCCGGCATCGCCTCGGCCGTGGTGGTCCTCGAGGCGTGA
- a CDS encoding amidase family protein: MNKKKTTRASLLAAGSMGIAVLAVGPTAAPALSTPALSTAAAPAAAGGGYLAPYFTAADLTGDREVTVDDLDLLVEAMGTTSTDASWPDVAPADLDGDLVITVSDLAALSQRVLHDDGDFALVEASAVEMQKAMNAGVVTSVQLTQAYLDRIAAYDRTVVDTSPTGRALASIIATSDVALEAAAASDAARAVNGGPSSMLDGIPVLLKDNYDTVDMPTTAGCGCWEDNQTEDDAAMVEGLRADGAIILGKASLDEFAFGFTSQFSAGSEPGDTVYVASPYATDKTAGGSSGGTGAAIAANLGAIGFGTDTGGSIRVPSSYNQLVGVRPTVGLASRDGIVPLALSQDTGGPMTRSVSDAAIALDAVVGSDPADPVTADADDRAPESYTSYLDPEALAGVRIGYLASMLPNDLAVQRLWAQAVEDLEAQGATVEEISIDGIDPVLGEGSGSTNEFKHDLDDYIEAHLGESVAARSLRAIIDTGHIVPSRASTYDRREQVTAEEYDAWMESHTAVLEGGRALVTGALDDNDLDAIVYPSGRPYGTHSTNMRLSPNTGLPAVTVPMGQAVATDLSVTGAGVNLEFLGREYAEGDLLGMTYAYEQATAHRTTPELYGALAGDVLEGVGSDESATPGDGTVTISAPAKVKAGQEFTVTVEQDAADLYAYDLSIGFDPGAVTYVVDSAGTDDTGATYESTGEGEVAVTHTKLGTSPATSGETTLATLTFVATASGPTGLVVEELETVDSEGTATTVVEAADAEVDVRKVPTSLDVDLSDDKVSKGSKVSLVATVGAAGSIAPTGKVKVLVDGDVVRRAEVVDGVAETRFKARSLGRNKVIVRFLPADPFKKSKGKAVLRTVR; this comes from the coding sequence GTGAACAAGAAGAAGACCACCCGGGCGTCGTTGCTCGCCGCCGGCTCGATGGGGATCGCCGTGCTCGCGGTCGGCCCCACCGCCGCCCCCGCACTGTCGACCCCGGCGCTGTCCACCGCGGCGGCCCCGGCCGCCGCCGGCGGCGGCTACCTCGCCCCGTACTTCACCGCCGCCGACCTGACCGGTGACCGCGAGGTCACCGTCGACGACCTCGACCTGCTGGTCGAGGCGATGGGCACCACCAGCACCGACGCGTCGTGGCCCGACGTGGCGCCGGCCGACCTCGACGGCGACCTCGTCATCACCGTCTCCGACCTCGCGGCCCTCTCGCAGCGGGTGCTACACGACGACGGGGACTTCGCGCTCGTCGAGGCCAGCGCCGTGGAGATGCAGAAGGCGATGAACGCCGGCGTCGTCACCTCGGTGCAGCTCACCCAGGCCTACCTCGACCGCATCGCCGCCTACGACCGCACCGTCGTGGACACCTCCCCGACCGGTCGCGCCCTGGCCTCGATCATCGCCACCAGCGACGTGGCCCTCGAGGCCGCGGCCGCCAGCGACGCCGCCCGCGCCGTCAACGGCGGGCCCTCGAGCATGCTCGACGGCATCCCGGTGCTGCTCAAGGACAACTACGACACCGTCGACATGCCCACCACCGCCGGCTGCGGGTGCTGGGAGGACAACCAGACCGAGGACGACGCCGCCATGGTCGAGGGCCTGCGCGCCGACGGCGCGATCATCCTGGGCAAGGCCAGCCTCGACGAGTTCGCCTTCGGCTTCACCTCGCAGTTCAGCGCCGGCTCCGAGCCCGGCGACACGGTGTACGTCGCCAGCCCGTACGCCACCGACAAGACCGCGGGCGGCTCCAGCGGCGGCACCGGTGCCGCGATCGCCGCCAACCTCGGCGCGATCGGCTTCGGCACCGACACCGGCGGCTCGATCCGGGTGCCCTCGAGCTACAACCAGCTCGTCGGCGTGCGCCCCACGGTCGGCCTGGCCAGCCGCGACGGCATCGTGCCGCTCGCGCTCAGCCAGGACACCGGCGGCCCGATGACCCGCTCGGTCTCCGACGCGGCCATCGCGCTGGACGCCGTGGTCGGGAGCGACCCCGCCGACCCGGTGACCGCCGACGCCGACGACCGCGCGCCCGAGTCGTACACCTCCTACCTCGACCCCGAGGCGCTCGCGGGCGTGCGGATCGGCTACCTGGCCTCGATGCTGCCCAACGACCTCGCGGTGCAGCGGCTGTGGGCGCAGGCGGTCGAGGACCTCGAGGCCCAGGGCGCCACGGTCGAGGAGATCTCCATCGACGGCATCGACCCGGTGCTCGGCGAGGGCAGCGGCTCGACCAACGAGTTCAAGCACGACCTCGACGACTACATCGAGGCCCACCTCGGTGAGAGCGTCGCGGCCCGCTCGCTGCGCGCCATCATCGACACCGGCCACATCGTCCCCTCGCGCGCCTCGACGTACGACCGTCGCGAGCAGGTCACCGCGGAGGAGTACGACGCCTGGATGGAGTCGCACACCGCCGTCCTCGAGGGCGGTCGCGCGCTGGTCACCGGTGCGCTCGACGACAACGACCTCGACGCGATCGTCTACCCCTCGGGGCGGCCGTACGGCACCCACAGCACCAACATGCGCCTGAGCCCCAACACCGGGCTGCCGGCCGTGACCGTGCCGATGGGCCAGGCCGTCGCGACCGACCTGTCCGTCACCGGGGCGGGTGTGAACCTGGAGTTCCTGGGCCGTGAGTACGCCGAGGGCGACCTGCTGGGCATGACCTACGCCTACGAGCAGGCCACCGCGCACCGCACAACCCCCGAGCTCTACGGCGCCCTCGCCGGCGACGTGCTCGAGGGCGTCGGCAGCGACGAGTCCGCGACCCCCGGCGACGGGACGGTCACGATCTCGGCGCCGGCCAAGGTCAAGGCGGGCCAGGAGTTCACGGTCACCGTCGAGCAGGACGCCGCCGACCTCTACGCCTACGACCTCAGCATCGGCTTCGACCCCGGTGCGGTGACCTACGTGGTCGACAGCGCGGGCACCGACGACACCGGCGCCACCTACGAGTCGACGGGCGAGGGCGAGGTCGCGGTGACCCACACCAAGCTCGGCACCTCGCCGGCGACATCGGGCGAGACGACCCTGGCCACCCTCACCTTCGTGGCCACCGCCTCCGGGCCCACCGGCCTGGTGGTCGAGGAGCTCGAGACCGTCGACTCCGAGGGCACCGCCACCACCGTGGTCGAGGCCGCCGACGCCGAGGTCGACGTGCGCAAGGTCCCGACGTCCCTCGACGTCGACCTCAGCGACGACAAGGTCTCGAAGGGCTCCAAGGTCTCGCTGGTCGCCACCGTCGGCGCCGCCGGCTCGATCGCCCCCACCGGCAAGGTCAAGGTGCTCGTCGACGGTGACGTCGTGCGCCGCGCCGAGGTCGTCGACGGAGTCGCCGAGACCCGCTTCAAGGCCCGCTCGCTGGGCCGCAACAAGGTCATCGTCCGGTTCCTGCCCGCCGACCCCTTCAAGAAGAGCAAGGGCAAGGCGGTCCTCCGCACCGTCCGCTGA
- a CDS encoding NAD(P)H-hydrate dehydratase — protein MRQAHTVEQVRAAEAGLMARLPEGALMMRAAHGLAQAVADWLGSTYGRRVLLLVGSGDNGGDALHAGALLARRGAGVEAWLLSETVHEGGLAALRAAGGRVVPPGGSQEPRRGARPEVVVDGIMGIGGKPGLRPDAQRALARLEGVPVVAVDVPSGVDVDTGETPEPHVRAALTVTFGTHKTAHLVDPAAGACGAVHLVDLGLDLPEPGVESLQGHDVARLLPRPADDAHKYTRGVVGVRAGSEEYPGAGLLSVAGAATGLAGMVRYVGDVAVADRVRQAHPEVVGAGRVQAWVVGSGAGEGAAGTLAEALDDAREHHLPVLVDADALHQLDPHEPLLRSGEVPAVLTPHAGELAAMLGEDRADIEARPLHFARAAARRYGCVVLLKGRHTLVSRPDGRTRATTTGTPWLATAGAGDVLGGLIGALLAAGLDPFDAASVGSWLHGAAATTVSRGGPIVAGQVAGAVADVVRALPAPLSSP, from the coding sequence ATGAGGCAGGCGCACACGGTGGAGCAGGTCAGGGCGGCGGAGGCGGGGCTGATGGCCCGGCTGCCGGAGGGCGCGCTGATGATGCGGGCGGCCCACGGACTGGCGCAGGCGGTGGCCGACTGGCTCGGCTCGACGTACGGCCGCAGGGTGCTGCTGCTGGTGGGCTCGGGCGACAACGGGGGCGACGCGCTGCACGCGGGGGCGCTGCTGGCGCGGCGCGGGGCCGGGGTAGAGGCGTGGCTGCTCTCCGAGACCGTGCACGAGGGGGGCCTGGCGGCGCTGCGGGCCGCCGGTGGCCGGGTCGTGCCCCCGGGCGGGAGCCAGGAGCCACGCCGGGGGGCACGACCGGAGGTGGTGGTCGACGGGATCATGGGCATCGGCGGCAAGCCCGGGCTGCGCCCCGACGCGCAGCGAGCGCTGGCACGGCTCGAGGGGGTCCCGGTGGTCGCGGTCGACGTGCCCAGCGGGGTCGACGTCGACACCGGGGAGACCCCGGAACCGCACGTGCGGGCCGCGCTGACGGTCACGTTCGGCACCCACAAGACCGCCCACCTGGTCGACCCCGCGGCGGGCGCCTGCGGGGCGGTGCACCTCGTCGACCTCGGCCTCGACCTGCCGGAGCCCGGGGTCGAGAGCCTCCAGGGCCACGACGTCGCCCGGCTGCTGCCGCGCCCGGCCGACGACGCCCACAAGTACACGCGCGGCGTGGTCGGGGTGCGCGCCGGCTCCGAGGAGTACCCCGGTGCCGGGCTCCTCAGCGTCGCCGGCGCCGCGACCGGCCTCGCCGGCATGGTCCGGTACGTCGGCGACGTCGCCGTGGCCGACCGGGTGCGCCAGGCGCACCCCGAGGTCGTCGGGGCCGGCCGGGTGCAGGCCTGGGTGGTCGGCTCGGGGGCGGGCGAGGGCGCCGCCGGCACCCTGGCCGAGGCGCTCGACGACGCCCGCGAGCACCACCTGCCGGTGCTCGTCGACGCCGACGCGCTGCACCAGCTCGACCCCCACGAGCCGCTGCTGCGGTCGGGGGAGGTGCCGGCGGTGCTCACCCCGCACGCCGGCGAGCTCGCCGCGATGCTCGGCGAGGACCGCGCCGACATCGAGGCGCGCCCGCTGCACTTCGCCCGGGCGGCCGCGCGCCGCTACGGCTGCGTGGTGCTGCTCAAGGGCCGCCACACCCTGGTCAGCCGCCCCGACGGGCGCACCCGCGCCACCACCACCGGCACCCCGTGGCTGGCGACCGCCGGCGCCGGCGACGTGCTCGGCGGGCTCATCGGCGCCCTGCTCGCCGCGGGGCTGGACCCCTTCGACGCCGCGAGCG